Within Wyeomyia smithii strain HCP4-BCI-WySm-NY-G18 chromosome 2, ASM2978416v1, whole genome shotgun sequence, the genomic segment AATGGCCGTCATGAAAATTTTCACGCGGCAACAGCGTTGTTTGATTTTTAACGCTGTTTTTAACGCTAGTTATAAACATAAAACAGTTCATGTGAAATTAACTGACGCCACTATTAACTTTATAGCCATTTCACTAAAATTAAGCGAGTTGACTTCAAAACTCCAGTGATGGGTGCTGGACTTCAATGTTTTCATGTTAAGGACGGACTTGGCTTTGCTTTGCATTTTGAATTACGTTGCCGTGGGTGGAGTATATGAGAAGGTAATTTGATCTTGGAAACATACTCAAAACAAAACCAAATTAATACCCTCCATAATTGCTATGATGTTAGCAAGCTATGTAATAGCAACAGCAATGTAAAAACAATTGATATAAATAAAGTCATCAAATTTAAACGTCGAAAGCGTTTTAGTAAAGTGTCAAATCacaagccaagtgcattaaATAAACAAGacgtttatatcctctcattaatagaaATTCATAAGCCGGCATCCATAAGTTACCTTACGCTCATGGGGGAAGGGAGGTATCCTtgggcgttacgatttgttacataggggaggaaAAAGGCAagctcagcgttacgtaacaagaAAATGTGTGGTCTTTGCACTCGATTCTCTTTAATTCAAAGATTATGAGGTAAATCTCTGCGAATAATGAATCCTAACTGCGAACGCAAACCAATCCTAcgaataaaattacaaatttctagcagtgttgagaagtcaccatttgtgattgacaCACAAActaatcatttttttatcaacTTATGGTTTAACATAAGATACtcaagttacaaacaaacccccctttttttaataaaaaaaaggaacTTTCTTATCTCTTGGTCGAAGGCTCCAAAATATAACTAGTATTTTTCTACCTTGATGCACGtagcccggacgaacacatacgattcgcatagattctctagaattcctcacattggattcgtgagcgtccttgaaaaggattttcgaaaaaaagaatcctcaggaatgccctgtatatggctctaggattcttgaataagagtgggaatcctccgaaTCGtatttgcgattcctttcacgattccgtcaccgagttaaaggtatcctggggattcttactcaggattctctgcgtgttagtaagggagaACTGATACCGTCGTTAGTTtgtaaatagcaaaaaaaaattagaagaaaCGAGTACAGTTTCACCCGCCTTTTTTGTCTCTATGCCGCTGACGAAGAGAACCAAATGACGCTCTTTTCTCTCTTTTATTAATTTCCTCTTCTATTGATTCCCTCTTTTTTTAATCAAACTGAAATGCACAGAATAACTCGAATTATGCTTAAAGCAACTCTATTGCATCCCATGTTTCATGAGCTGAAGGAACGAACTATTAAGCTTCTGTCTATTAGATTTCTGTCGTTTTTTGCACCCGAAACACAACAAACATCCAAACAAGAGTTATCTGCTCATGTCAAATATGGGGTAAATCTACCATACCAATAATCCCTAATTGCTTCATATCGATGTAGTGTGGAAAAAAACGCACACTCATAGAGATACTTGGGGTAATAGATGCACCCCCTCCGATTTACAATGGGGAATCATTTTaacaacaaaataataattcgaTTATTTGAATCTATGTTTTCTCTAGTCACCCTGTCGATTTGGCAGCACTTGTcagaaaatgtaaataaatacaaaaaaaagttttcgtgGCATACggtctaatttttttctcatctgATTTAGGGGTTTTTAGCTCTTTAATTGTTATTTTCCAGCAGCGAAAAGTATTATTGCATCGAATAAACGTCGAGCAACATATTCCTGATGGAATATCGGTGAGTTTCAATGAGATTTACCGTTATATAAcctgaaacatttttttgttgcgTTCGGGGCATAACGCTTCCCGTAGCTCGGGGCAAAAGGATTGTATGTATACAAGTTTTTTGCTTTATCTCATCTCGTTTCCAGCATTGCCCGGAGGTCCAATCGGCGGTCATGGACCGTTGAACAGCTACGATCGATGCTAGAGGCAATAAATTTTCCTAAAACCATGCCGCTCGAGTGTATGGAATTCGAAAGAAAACCATTTTGCCATTATTTATTAGATGACAAAATGAGCCGTACTGCCCCAATATTGTGGTACATTCTACCCCGTGGACCCCGCATTTTACCTCATTTGCATGGTGCTTCTTGCCTCTTTGTTGCGATGCATTTTACCCCAGCAAGGGTTCATTTTGACTCGATTGACGACTTTTATAAATTCAAACACTCACTTGAAAAAATGTGTGTTATGCATTTTCTATAATGTTTGAGCAGCAGAGTTTGAACGAATAAATCAgggattttatattttgatcaGTATCTCTCAGCTTTAACAAGAATATACTCTGCTTacgttaactggtgcgttttaccCCAGGAACCTCTACTGCTACTCATACGATTCTAATTTTATCCCTTCAATCGGAATAAAAGTCACAGTTTGGATGTTTATTTTCTGTTTGTTTAGTATTTATTTATGaattcgaaaaaacatcaaacacTACTCTTCTTTCAACAGGGTGACGGAGATAACATCCAGAAAGAATCTGAAGCTCGTCGAAGGCAGATTTTACGAAAGAAGCACGTTGCGCGTAACCAACGGGGAATCATTGGCACTCCGCCTGCGGTGCGTGGACGCAAGCATGAGAATGTACAGACCGAAAAGTTTCTTGAAGAGGTTCTAGCACGCTACTGTGTCCGTTTTGTGTAATTACATTTTCCACATGTGTTTCAGCTTTTTGTTCGGCCACCTGAGATGGATGCTGGCTGTCAGACGGATTTGTTCTTGAACAGACCCCCTTCACCGCCTTACATTCCGCAAAAACTTGGCTGCGATGCGGCCACCGAAATTCTCGACGGCGAGTTGTTCGATTTCGATACAGAAGTACAGCCTATCATTGATGTTCTTGTTGGACGCACCATTGAGCAAGCGTTGATTGAAGTGCTCCATGAGGAAGAAATTGCAGAGATGAAACGACAACAGCAGCAGATAATGGCAATCAGAGAAGCGGAACTTGCCGAGCTTCGACGTCTGGAGCTAGAAGATCGAAAGTTGCAGGCAGAAAAGGAGCGAAGAATTCTGCAAGACAAAATTGCACAGAATCTTGACAGAGAAATGCAAGAACGCATCACTGCTTCAAAGCTTTTACAGGGTAGAATCGATAACCTTATGCCAAGTGTAATTGATGCAGTTGAGAACATCAAAGATGATAGAGATCGTGAGGATTTCGAGCGACAAATTGCTCCGTGGCTAGCTAAGGAAGTTGCACAAGAAATCGGACAAATGATTGATTCCAAGGAGCTGTTAGAAGGTAGTTTATTAATCTATTCTTATACAtatcaaataaacaaacttttgtttttaGATATTATTCGAGAAGTACTAACCCTCAAAAGAAATAATCTTTTTGAATCATCAACCGTTCAAGCTGTCCAAGATATCCCTGAAGACACAATAGACTTTGGCGAAAGCCAACCAGAAAGTGATCAATATGAAGAAAATGAAGCAATTactttgaacaaaaataaacaaagcagTGATATTGAAGGAAATGAACATAAATTAGACGGCACAGATCAAAGCGAAAAGGCGAAGGAAAACATTGAAAACGGTGATTCCCAGAAAAATTTGTGATAGGTTGGGCCTTAATAGAAATAGAATGTTGTGAAACTTTTGGGTAAtgacacaaaataaaaaaatcaaattcaatgaATCAAGAATTGTTTCGGAAATTTCAACAAACATTAAATCTCTTTCCGCTGTTCTTCATTGGAAGCATGAAAATTTAACTATAATAAAACGTAATATTTGTCAATTGAATTCATTGTTAACAAATAAAGCTGccttttattttcgagtttataTTTATAATTATGAAAATAGTCACAGCTCCGGTGCCAAACACTGTTAAGATTCaaaattcgcaaaaaaaatcaaagttatTATTCAAAGTACCTTTACTGCTCAAATCCAGATTTCCTTATGAAGGTTGTAAAAATGGAGGGTTAACTCTTACCACTGGCCCATATTATGTACATAATAGACCCGAATAAGTTTAATGAAGATGGgaagtttaaaattttaaagttttgacacactttaacaaattttcaatgacATCATCGTTCGTATATCAGTAATTTACGTTAGTTACACTTGCACCaactgctgccgtgttcgcgctgcgtcttaTATTTCGACATCAACGCCAGCGTACGTAaatgtgtcaaattgggaaccacaaaatGTGCTTTGGATtgcatagagataagtgacttttcacccacgcacactagtaaacgtgtcaagtcgtgtaaagttgcttttgtttcctccaaactggaaatcatcgcatctcgttgtttCGACTTTCTATCACTTTTTGCCATTCctggtcgattatgttcagcagcttctgcCGATACCTGGTCAAGAATGAAAAGTTTATTTAGAACCGAATCTAAAAGATATAATATGTGTTCAGATGGATACTTGTCCAGCTGCTGAAAACGTagtattgcaaacaaaacagccatTTATTTATGTTTTCCTCGGCGAGTGGCACTAACATgatattcgtacgtaaatacTAGGGGCACAGACAAACAGGCGTGCCACTCAGGATACACTAACACTAAcaggatttatttatttgtacatggctaagcagtgatgttccagttgagcagttttggtctgaggtgtctgcgtgaacatgaagatgccgagtcttcgatttagtgtctccagcatggtgtatcattttcattcagtttataacgggaattgtaatctaacaaatagataagaaaaatcaaattttaaatccagcaatttttataaacccgtatagctgtgtcatgtactggagatcacggcttcccagaatgtctctaacgggtacgttcggttgttttcctcgggcccgaagggaatctataagctcggacctaacaccacagtattcggtacacgaccaaacaacatgctcgatgtcatggtagccatcgccacaaacgcagtgattactgtctacaaacCCTATACGatagagatgcgtgtttaacgtgtagtgattggacataagtctggacatcacgcgaatgaagtcccgacctacatccaaccccttgaaccatgctttcgtcgataccttaggaaaaatggaatgtagccaccgtcccagttcatctgagttccatgataattgccaactgttgagtgttctctgacgcaaaatgctataaaattcatcataagcaattggtctttcataaatatcgccatcaatagcacccaccttagctaaagagtcagccttttcattactcggaatcgagcaatgagaagggacccacgctaaggtatcccgataatttttatctgttaaagcacttaaaaaccgccgtattttccccaggaaatacggggtgtgcttcacaggcttcatcgatcgcagagcctcaatggcactgagactatctgtgaagatgaagtagtggtctatgggcagggtttcgatgatcccaagagagtactgaatagcagcaagttctgcgacgaacacggaagcaggagcatcgagtttgtaagaggcggtaaaattttcatgataaacaccgaagccagtggactcatctagattagatccgtcagtgtaaaaccttttattataactaacatgtttaaacttattggaaaaaatcttagggatctcttgtggtcgcaattgatccgggataccaataatgtctgttttcatggtggtgtcgaagaatatagcattgtcagaagtacctaaaagtgcgacattggaggaaacgtatgaagaagggttaatatcttaagccatatagtcaaaatataaagtcataaatctggattgagattgaaggtcgaccaacctctcgaaattttcaattactaatggctcataactgtgcatcggattagcaaccggtaagagagattccaaaagcgatgtttcaacgggaGAATACctgctagcacttcaagactcatcgtatgggtcgactgcatgcagcctaaggcaatacgcaaacaacgatattgtattcgctccagtttgatcaaatgtgtgtttgctgcggagcggaagcagaaacacccgtactcaattacagacaatatcgttgtttggtaaaaccttagaaggtctcctgggtgggcaccccaccaggttccggtaatcgtacgaagaaaattaatcctctgttggcattttcgtgttagatacctaatatgacaagcccaggtgcatttagagtcgaaccagaccccgagatatttagcgactaaaacctgagagatcgttttacccgttagtaggagctgcagctgagctgggttatgcttcctagaaaaaacgaccaactcagttttctccggagagaattcgatacccagcttaagagcccattcagaaaaattgtctaaggtatcttgcaatggtccttgcgatagcttcgctaccagtaatggatacaacgctatcgtctgcaagttgccttagcgtgcatgaatttgcaagacattcatcgatgtccttgacgtaaaaattatataagagaggacttaaacatgagccctggggaaggcccatgtaacttattcgggaagttgtcgaatcgccatgtgagaaatacatatgcttttctgacaacaaattgagcaaaaagttattcaaatttggtgaaagtccctgcgattgaagtttcgcgcttaaaacttctacagagacagagtcaaaggcacccttaatatccaagaacgcagaagccatttgctcttttcgagcaaatgcgagttgaatttcagtagaaagcaacgctaggcaatcgttcgtccctttgccccggcgaaggccaaattgagtatctgaaagtaaaccgtttgtttcgacccatttgtctaaccgtaagaggatcattttctccattaatttccggaggcaagagagcatcgcaatcggcctatatgaattgtgatcagaggcaggtttcccgggtttccgaatagcaatgacttttacctccctccagtcgtgcggaacaatatttagctcaagaaacttgttgaacaaattcaacaagcgtctttttgcagagtcgggtagattcttcaacaggttgaattttattctatctaaccctggagccttattgttgcacgacaggagagccattgaaaattccaacattgaaaatggaggctcttccgtagttactaataacgcgtcgcgaaaggttttctgttccggtacagagtccgaacagacctttttggcaaaatcgagtatccagcgatctgaatactcctcactctcatttgaaacgtcacggttccgcatgcgcctggtggTATCCCAAagggtgctcatcgctgtttccctcgacaacgcgtttacaaaccgccgccagtatccgcgttttttcgctttcatcaagctcttcatctgcctgtcgagtacctcgtaccttcgaagcagcttaacagagccgtactttcggtagtccttatacgccgaggaccttcgcgcgtacagttcagagcactctttgtcccaccatttggtaggagggcgccgtctaatcgttaccccgggtatcggtttcgtctgagcttgagtcgagtcgcggcgtcgatgatcaagccagaaaggagcgcgtattcttcctccggaggaagttcctcgtaagtctcgatggattccgcattaatcgtctcataagacttccaatcaatattacgtgtaaggtcgtatgagatattgattggatccgggggagttgaaccattagcaattgaaataacgattggaagatgatcactaccgtggggatcattgattactttccactggcaatctaacgctagtgatgtcgagcagagggatgggtcaagcacgctttcacgtgctggaggattaggtacacgtgtcgcttccccagtattcaaaagtgtcatatagaagtcgtcgattaagttacagattaaagaagatcggttgtcgtcgtacagcgacccccatagcgaacagtgagagttaaaatctcctaatatcaaaaaaggcgcaggaagcaactctgctatatcagtaagttgcctctgttcaatccgcgcggacggagggatatatatcgaagcaaggcataggtcttttccattcatattcgtttgaatggcaacgacttcaatatttgagaacgaggggaggtcgattctaaaaaaagaatagcactttttgatccctaaaggTACCCCTcctccgtgtgagtctcgatctcgacgaataatgttaaaatcgtggaaattaagttgatcgtttgaattgagaaaagtttcacagagcgcaaacgcgTCACAATTgtgtgtgtttatcaaatgagaaaatagatcgaatttggggatgatacttctgcaattccactgtaatacagtgataaaattcctaacctctttcgacctATTattcatcgaaagatatgatagctgaaatgaggggccaagttgctgctagttgcttcaaaaaggttttcactgtggggaggagggcaagaagaatattttgaaggggatctggtatgttgaacgttttaaatatccaatccacaatatcagagaaatttataaaccctgtttcttttctattttctgattGAGCaaagggtgcacgaggggtttttggtgccccaggaagcggtgggtactcctggtttgaattgaaattaaaaccaggaggtacttgcttcggtttttttttcactacttcctttttgtgttggcttattggtcattccgctaggggttatcttacgacctttgcgagaaagattaggagagttaagcattctcctcttcctagatccttctggcatggcataagaacacccttcaacgggatcgtcagatgtaccctcatcggttggcaaaaaggaaaagatgtttcctgtcgagggtggctcagcccttttaagcatttctgcaaaagagcgctttgatcgttccttgagggaacgcttaattttttcctcgcgctgtttgtacgcgggacacgccgaaaggtcatgccgagttccttcacagtaaagacacttttcagtatcctcactgcaagcggtctcaacatgattgcctccgcacttgctgcagcgtgccttgttgcagcagtaggtggctgtatgacctaactgcttgcagttttggcaatgcatgacccgcggtacgaacaggcgtacaggcagacgaaccctgtccagagagatgtagttcggcagtgcagatccggcgaatgttacacggaaggaatccgaagggaggaatttcttcttcccttcttcgatggatactgaatgcaattgcttgacatccagtatctttacattttgaatcagggggttcttgaaacagccaaccccgtgacgcaaaatgtcatcgaccgtgaggtttccttcggtaaccacaccgtcgatctccacgtccttggcagggatgtacacgcggtactctctcgtgaagagctcgtagctagcaattgcatttgcttgcttcaagctactcacgacaactcgcagtttgttcggtctaaccttaatAATTttggttacgtccgaaaactgttttgtcaggtccttgccgatttgtatTATATTAAGAGGCTTTTTAATGGGCCtgaaaaaaactatgaacggacctttcgaagcatctgggtaagctttcacccgtatttcaggtacccttggtacagggctaggtagcggggatggtacaggggaaggcagggggagatttcaatctcttccccatttgtttccacatccaggaatagttcaaTCTGGTTGTTGtccatttttgcgggagcgttacgctctaccgcacacaaacgataattaTCCGAATATACGGGGGatcaaataattggtattaaataaaaaaaaacaatttttcaaggtAAGAtggatcaaatgaaaaaaaaagacaatcgtATTGGggacgaaaaataataataataattataataattataataataacaattataataataatgataataaaaataaaaattataattataaagcgaatacttcaccgaacgtctaggtCTTTTGCCTACACGGTCTTTTGCCTGATGGCTGCTAGTTGGATCAATCAGGAAGAGTGTCtcagcaaaacaaacaatgccgaCATCGAATGATCCCGTTTTGTGTTGTATCACGGTGGTCTTATTTGCGCGCGGCCTTGTAGATGAGACTTGCAGTTGAATCCACTCACTCGGCCGTATGGagatccgtgctgctagcggggtaccaGCGGTGCGAGGGAATGTTTTTGCTGCTATGATTCCAGCTGCGTGACCGGACCggccactggcggggtagcctgccagtGCGCAAAAGATGCTTCTGCTGATaaattgcaggctattgttgtAGCACAGGGCACTGCACAAGAACGAACCGATAAAACAATACCCGTCGAACGACAACTCGTGTGCCGTATTGTTATATTTCGAATCAACCGGAgtaaaacaatttgcgtctgttCGAAACGAAAGCAAGACAACGAATGACATAAGAAAAGTAAATTTGGACAAAACTTACACAATCCTTCTACAACCTCtctttaacttttatttttgtatgcCATATTCCTTAATGGAAATTCTGGCAACTGAAAAAGAGCctcgacaccaaaattcataggaatggttaaatagctataatttttctttttgacgtaggactacgtctaaccgcactatatcggtatacattctgcgaaaactaaaaccagggtgcaacgtcggaatgaaagatttcaaacggttaggaaccattcaaatattacataacgcggaattcggcaattttcaatacccacccacccctatgtaacgcaattttacatgtttgccacatgcaatataac encodes:
- the LOC129724728 gene encoding radial spoke head protein 3 homolog A isoform X2; protein product: MPTLSTRHQEDLLEESPEFAIVPVDNFKQIGKPNAIVRPLRHNREVIEGQHLINLHPDYKLIRELETQFIRKSINSKSDSNNNVNTVESHNTVISTSKKTDRGKHNEFTKELDAKLRRLQNDSSKRSSQNGSSQDVNIKKKPLFITTVPKGIFLQPNKDLPILAPSASTLRRLYAYESRPRILTANSLSSNNNNDINHPNHNHQNSYKHGSHNKPDPECDVAKGTTFVSNGIPKHNCTNRIARDHHTSYQNVMHDRRVVRGSNYINGIAQAGDGDNIQKESEARRRQILRKKHVARNQRGIIGTPPAVRGRKHENVQTEKFLEELFVRPPEMDAGCQTDLFLNRPPSPPYIPQKLGCDAATEILDGELFDFDTEVQPIIDVLVGRTIEQALIEVLHEEEIAEMKRQQQQIMAIREAELAELRRLELEDRKLQAEKERRILQDKIAQNLDREMQERITASKLLQGRIDNLMPSVIDAVENIKDDRDREDFERQIAPWLAKEVAQEIGQMIDSKELLEDIIREVLTLKRNNLFESSTVQAVQDIPEDTIDFGESQPESDQYEENEAITLNKNKQSSDIEGNEHKLDGTDQSEKAKENIENGDSQKNL
- the LOC129724728 gene encoding radial spoke head protein 3 homolog A isoform X1, with amino-acid sequence MPTLSTRHQEDLLEESPEFAIVPVDNFKQIGKPNAIVRPLRHNREVIEGQHLINLHPDYKLIRELETQFIRKSINSKSDSNNNVNTVESHNTVISTSKKTDRGKHNEFTKELDAKLRRLQNDSSKRSSQNGSSQDVNIKKKPLFITTVPKGIFLQPNKDLPILAPSASTLRRLYAYESRPRILTANSLSSNNNNDINHPNHNHQNSYKHGSHNKPDPECDVAKGTTFVSNGIPKHNCTNRIARDHHTSYQNVMHDRRVVRGSNYINGIAQAWNPYFAYAGLLSGKGDGDNIQKESEARRRQILRKKHVARNQRGIIGTPPAVRGRKHENVQTEKFLEELFVRPPEMDAGCQTDLFLNRPPSPPYIPQKLGCDAATEILDGELFDFDTEVQPIIDVLVGRTIEQALIEVLHEEEIAEMKRQQQQIMAIREAELAELRRLELEDRKLQAEKERRILQDKIAQNLDREMQERITASKLLQGRIDNLMPSVIDAVENIKDDRDREDFERQIAPWLAKEVAQEIGQMIDSKELLEDIIREVLTLKRNNLFESSTVQAVQDIPEDTIDFGESQPESDQYEENEAITLNKNKQSSDIEGNEHKLDGTDQSEKAKENIENGDSQKNL